In Chelmon rostratus isolate fCheRos1 chromosome 20, fCheRos1.pri, whole genome shotgun sequence, a single window of DNA contains:
- the LOC121623681 gene encoding rho GTPase-activating protein 21 isoform X3, which produces MLTEVVLAGNGRQRRPPFTLSSCLRAHSPVPKAYSQDAYLKGNEAYSGNAQNIPEPPPICYPRIEVKAAGMAQSSEPATVNETSRGPAQGPGRRGGATEKSYRVEIPVPPSPPPQQTSKSQTVVCVCNENARTVTMPLDPVDRGSRVARAGPSHRTEENRYSPSADSGSARPRPLISSVPGGAQLQYPSSRSTETPVCSPSSSSRPGPIYPDTLSPPVRATSASPDTFSTAISPSANHYSASPTAPSTSPHQNIDWKNYTTYKDYIDAKRLHTYGCRTIQERLDSLRAAASSSSAYAQQRTPPPPSTSQRGALGSQVRRRSTSNDRGVEASSQGTAVTPLRSVSQERLGGGAERTIPVRNWPRSASEDALPFSTPTGVTKPRTRSCDYLGQQPGEPGGAVFGDRAGLEDRLLLSQGEEARASRQGAGLRALPHLNRSLTGQQEEGRGSGLSNSPLAAPVFTKGTTDSVPTSRTDSVIMRPSRLPVKNSIFDPSPALSSTKTTDTLKDQRANIMGNHLGYPSPLHLQLRGRADSLKMESRSEAGLAARSSSCSGPSSKLPMQRQLQSVGVASSLGSSITNGAVAQKPKANAPIRTNGGLAEGVEGPDATVVVLRRDKNSALPHIRPPSYVLAVNDNQRGVTHKSPPLVKAGSADGAMCWTSNDSCREMHLRRLGDTRQKSGSNNLDDSLDSIPFIDEPSSPSTDQDSAHIPASAVISGAPTITTIPPSPTSPSPLIRRQLSHDQDSLRLTIIESDSGTKTERSKSYDEGLDNYREESRGRSLIPGLKSLRKAVDRSSEDSGSRRDSSSDVFCDATKEGLLHFKQLNTDKGKRVGGGMRPWKQMYAVLRGHYLCLYKDKKEGHAHANCQAVDEPLPISIKACLIDISYSDTKRKNVLRLTTSDCEYLFQAEDREDMLAWIRVIQENSNLDEENAVFTSHDLISRKIKEYNTLMSPTGSKTEPSPKPSRQSLSIRHTLLGGKGETKATSPHSPKPEQERKNMHKDDTSPPKDKGTWRKGIPGLMRKPFEKKPSPGVTFGVRLDDCPPAQNNKFVPLIVEVCCKLVEERGLEYTGIYRVPGNNAAISNMQEELNNKGMNDIDIQDDKWRDLNVISSLLKSFFRKLPEPLFTNDKYTEFIDANRTEDPVERLKVLKRLLHELPDHHYETLKFLSAHLKTVAENSEKNKMEPRNLAIVFGPTLVRTTEDNMTHMVTHMPDQYRIVETLIQNYDWFFTEEGNGDPVTVSQEESAVESQPVPNIDHLLTNIGRTGTSQGEVSDSPTSDSAKSKGSWGSGKDQCSRELLVSSIFAAASRKRKKSKEKPQPSSSDDDLDAVFPKKEIPGQKPNHHGLQTEVQSESRPSPNAKPNAKQPARADERKENGRTVELTPKAKREHRNSLFLKENTPPRHPSPSPSPSPNISGYRAAPQGKSSSSDPPSQLDENTSDLGTMSSGASVPRSRPKKWTSGVSAELPAGACVGLVAGPGASAGAEVSSITSDYSTTSSITFLTGAESSALSPELQGGEEADDERSELISEGRPMETDSESDFPVFAPGGGSSQSTPCPEQSLEKSEPRGGGAAEGSTTPKLEARRLFPSHRMIECDTLSRRWSLRQKTDSESSVEGVAGSGERSEGRAESSTRLSRVLEVMKKGRSTSSLSSSSRSESERPEPAWHLKITERLKFRLRTSADDMFTQKNRTPDARGKKKNIRRRHTMGGQRDFAELAVINDWREQGGVDQAAELSALDRLKPRCSSQDFSIRDWIARERCRGSDSSVEVAPKAVPEDDRPDAQDAAPERPPPPASPGAQPLSGEHVNGSGLQGKKSSLGADAHPHKLSGAQVVRSRFYQYL; this is translated from the exons ATGCTGACAGAAGTAGTGTTAGCTGGCAACGGCAGACAGAGGCGTCCCCCGTTCACCCTCTCCTCATGCCTGAGGGCACATTCTCCAGTACCAAAG GCGTATTCCCAGGATGCATACCTCAAAGGAAATGAGGCGTACAGCGGAAATGCCCAGAACATCCCCGAGCCCCCTCCCATCTGCTACCCTCGGATAGAGGTTAAGGCTGCGGGCATGGCTCAGTCATCAGAGCCTGCCACGGTCAATGAGACCTCCCGAGGGCCGGCTCAGGGACCAGGAAGACGAGGAGGGGCCACAGAAAAGAGCTACCGGGTGGAAATCCCTGTTCCGCCATCTCCTCCACCCCAACAGACGTCAAAGTCTCAgactgtggtgtgtgtctgtaatgaGAATGCGAGGACAGTGACCATGCCGCTTGATCCAGTTGACAGGGGGTCCCGGGTGGCCCGGGCTGGACCCAGCCACAGGACAGAGGAAAACCGGTACAGTCCTTCAGCAGATTCTGGCTCAGCCAGACCCAGACCCCTTATTTCCTCAGTACCTGGAGGTGCACAGCTGCAGTACCCCTCTTCCCGTTCCACAGAAACCCCAGTCTGCTCCCCTTCTTCAAGTTCTAGACCTGGCCCCATCTATCCTGACACGTTATCTCCACCTGTACGGGCCACCTCTGCCTCACCAGACACGTTCTCTACTGCCATCTCACCCAGCGCCAACCACTACTCAGCCTCTCCCACAGCCCCCTCCACCTCGCCACACCAGAACATTGACTGGAAAAACTACACCACGTACAAGGACTATATTGACGCCAAGAGGCTGCACACGTATGGCTGCCGCACCATCCAGGAACGCTTGGACAGCTTGCGTGCAGCAGCCAGTTCCAGCTCTGCCTATGCCCAGCAACGTACACCGCCTCCTCCTAGCACCAGTCAAAGAGGGGCACTGGGCTCCCAGGTCAGACGGAGAAGCACCTCCAATGACCGTGGAGTAGAAGCAAGTAGCCAGGGTACTGCAGTGACTCCATTACGTAGCGTCTCCCAAGAGAGGCTtggaggtggagcagagaggacaaTACCAGTCAGGAATTGGCCTCGTAGTGCTTCCGAGGATGCTCTACCTTTCTCCACCCCCACAGGAGTCACCAAACCTAGGACACGGTCTTGTGACTACCTGGGGCAGCAGCCTGGAGAGCCAGGTGGGGCTGTTTTTGGAGATAGGGCAGGGTTGGaggacaggctgctgctgtcccAGGGAGAGGAAGCCAGAGCAAGCAGGCAGGGAGCAGGCCTCAGAGCTTTACCTCATCTGAACAGGAGTCTCACTGGACAGCAGGAAGAAGGGCGGGGAAGTGGATTATCCAACTCGCctttagctgctcctgtgtTTACTAAAGGTACGACGGATTCTGTACCAACATCAAGGACAGACAGTGTCATTATGAGACCATCTCGTCTGCCTGTCAAAAACTCAATCTTTGACCCTTCACCTGCCTTATCCTCCACTAAAACCACAGACACTCTTAAAGACCAAAGAGCTAACATAATGGGCAACCACCTGGGCTATCCCTCCCCTCtgcacctgcagctcagaggcagGGCCGACAGTCTGAAAATGGAGAGCAGGTCAGAGGCTGGGTTGGCAGCCAGGTCCTCCTCTTGCTCTGGTCCCTCCTCAAAACTGCCCATGCAGAGACAACTACAAAGTGTAGGGGTTGCCTCTTCTCTAGGTTCCTCCATCACTAATGGAGCTGTAGCCCAAAAGCCAAAAGCCAACGCCCCCATACGGACTAATGGCGGTCTTGCAGAGGGCGTAGAAGGACCGGATGCAACAGTTGTTGTTCTAAGAAGGGACAAAAACTCAGCACTTCCCCACATTCGCCCTCCATCCTATGTACTAGCTGTTAATGACAACCAGAGAGGAGTGACTCATAAGTCACCACCATTGGTGAAGGCAGGCTCTGCAGATGGAGCTATGTGCTGGACGTCTAATGACAGCTGTAGGGAGATGCATCTGAGACGGCTCGGAGACACACGACAAAAGTCTGGCTCCAACAACTTAGATGACTCCCTGGATTCAATCCCCTTCATAG ATGAACCATCTAGTCCCAGTACTGACCAGGACAGCGCACACATTCCTGCCTCTGCTGTGATATCTGGAGCgcccaccatcaccaccatcccCCCCAGCCCCACTTCTCCGTCCCCTCTCATTCGACGCCAGCTGTCACATGACCAAG ATTCTCTCCGTCTTACAATTATTGAGTCAGATTCTGGTACTAAAACGGAGCGGTCCAAGTCGTATGATGAAGGCCTGGATAACTACCGGGAAGAGAGCCGAGG GAGGTCCTTAATACCTGGTCTGAAAAGTCTTAGGAAG GCTGTGGACAGGTCGTCCGAAGATTCAGGCTCCAGGAGAGACTCTTCATCAGACGTCTTCTGTGACGCCACCAAAGAGGGTCTGCTGCATTTCAAGCAGCTCAACACAGACAAGGGCAAG CGTGTCGGTGGCGGTATGCGCCCGTGGAAACAGATGTACGCCGTGTTGAGAGGCCACTACCTCTGCCTATACAAAGACAAGAAGGAGGGGCACGCTCATGCCAACTGCCAAGCAGTGGACGAGCCCCTGCCGATCAGCATCAAGGCCTGTCTGATCGACATCTCGTACAGCGACACCAAGCGCAAGAACGTGCTGCGGCTGACCACCTCGGACTGCGAGTACCTCTTCCAGGCTGAGGACCGAGAGGACATGCTGGCCTGGATCAGAGTCATTCAGGAGAACAGCAACCTGGACGAGGAG aaCGCGGTCTTCACCAGCCATGACCTCATCAGCAGGAAGATCAAGGAGTACAACACCTTGATGAG CCCGACAGGCAGCAAGACGGAGCCGTCGCCCAAGCCCTCACGCCAGTCGCTCAGTATCAGACACACGCTGCTAGGAGGTAAAGGGGAGACCAAAGCAACAAGTCCACACTCACCCAAACctgagcaggagaggaagaacatGCACAAAG ATGACACCAGCCCTCCGAAGGATAAAGGGACGTGGAGGAAGGGCATCCCCGGGCTGATGAGGAAACCTTTCGAGAAGAAGCCGTCTCCTGGAGTCACGTTCGGCGTGAGGCTGGACGACTGTCCTCCTGCACAGAACAACAAG TTTGTGCCTCTGATTGTGGAGGTCTGTTGTaagctggtggaggagagggggctGGAGTACACAGGCATCTACAGAGTCCCAGGGAACAACGCTGCAATCTCCAACATGCAGGAGGAGCTCAATAACAAGGGCATGAACGATATCGATATCCAGGACGAT AAATGGAGAGACCTCAATGTGATCAGCAGTTTGCTCAAGTCCTTCTTCAGAAAACTTCCCGAGCCTTTGTTCACCAATG ATAAGTACACAGAGTTTATAGACGCCAACAGAACAGAGGACCCAGTGGAGAGACTCAAAGTGCTCAAGAGGCTG CTTCATGAGTTGCCGGATCATCATTATGAGACTCTAaagttcctctcagctcatctCAAAACTGTGGCTGAAAACTCAGAGAAGAATAAG ATGGAACCAAGGAACCTGGCCATCGTGTTTGGTCCCACTCTGGTGCGCACCACCGAGGACAACATGACCCACATGGTGACACACATGCCAGATCAGTACAGGATAGTGGAGACCCTCATTCAGAAT TATGACTGGTTTTTCACTGAGGAGGGAAACGGAGATCCAGTG ACTGTGTCCCAGGAGGAGAGCGCTGTGGAGTCTCAGCCCGTCCCCAACATCGACCACCTGCTCACCAACATCGGCCGTACGGGCACGTCGCAGGGTGAAGTATCAG ATTCACCGACTAGTGACTCAGCTAAATcaaag GGTTCCTGGGGCTCAGGGAAGGACCAGTGCAGCCGAGAGCTCCTGGTCTCCTCCATCTTTGCTGCAGCCAGCCGCAAAAGAAAGAAGTCAAAGGAGAAGCCGCAGCCTAGCAGCTCAGACGACGATCTGGATGCTGTGTTCCCCAAGAAGGAAATCCCTGGCCAGAAGCCGAACCACCACGGCCTCCAGACTGAGGTGCAGAGCGAGAGTCGCCCAAGCCCCAACGCAAAACCCAACGCAAAGCAGCCAGCACGAGCAGACGAGAGGAAAGAGAACGGGAGAACTGTGGAGCTCACACCTAAAGCCAAGAGGGAGCATAGAAACTCCTTGTTCCTGAAGGAGAATACTCCACCCAGACACCCCTCACcttccccctccccctccccaaaTATCTCTGGCTACAGAGCAGCCCCTCAGGGGAAGTCCTCCTCGTCAGATCCTCCATCCCAGCTTGATGAAAACACCTCAGACCTCGGGACCATGAGCTCCGGAGCGTCGGTCCCGCGGTCAAGACCGAAAAAGTGGACTTCAGGAGTCTCCGCTGAGCTCCCTGCAGGAGCGTGTGTCGGACTGGTCGCAGGTCCGGGGGCGTCCGCCGGTGCAGAGGTGAGCTCCATCACCTCAGACTACTCCACCACTTCCTCCATCACGTTCCTGACAGGAGCGGAGTCCAGCGCCCTCAGTCCAGAGCTGCAGGGCGGGGAGGAGGCAGACGACGAACGCAGCGAGCTCATCAGTGAGGGGCGACCCATGGAGACGGACAGTGAAAGCGACTTCCCGGTTTTTGCACCGGGCGGTGGCAGCAGCCAGTCTACACCCTGCCCAGAGCAGAGTCTGGAAAAGAGCGAACCAAGGGGAGGTGGTGCAGCTGAGGGGAGCACCACACCAAAACTGGAAGCCCGGCGCCTTTTCCCGTCACACAGGATGATTGAGTGCGACACCCTGTCCAGAAGGTGGTCTCTaaggcagaaaacagacagtgaaTCATCAGTGGAGGGCGTAGCTGGGAGCGGGGAGCGTAGTGAGGGCAGGGCGGAGTCTTCCACGCGGCTCTCTCGAGTCCTGGAGGTGATGAAGAAAGGCCGGTCCACAAGCAGCCTCAGCTCGTCCTCACGCAGCGAGTCGGAGCGTCCCGAACCAGCCTGGCACCTTAAGATCACCGAGCGGCTCAAATTCAGGTTGCGCACATCTGCTGATGATATGTTCACCCAGAAGAACCGAACCCCAGATGCTCgggggaagaagaagaacatcCGCCGGAGGCACACCATGGGCGGGCAGAGAGACTTTGCAGAGCTGGCGGTCATCAACGACTGGAGGGAGCAAGGCGGCGTGGACCAGGCGGCCGAGCTCTCAGCTCTGGACCGCCTCAAGCCCAGATGTTCCTCTCAGGACTTCTCCATCCGGGACTGGATCGCCAGAGAGAGGTGCAGAGGCTCCGATTCCAGCGTTGAGGTCGCGCCCAAAGCCGTCCCCGAGGATGATCGTCCAGACGCCCAGGACGCCGCTCCTGAAAGACCTCCTCCGCCTGCGTCCCCGGGCGCACAGCCGCTATCGGGGGAACACGTCAACGGCAGCGGGCTGCAAGGCAAGAAAAGCAGCCTCGGGGCCGACGCTCACCCACACAAACTGTCTGGAGCACAAGTGGTCCGCTCACGGTTCTACCAGTATCTGTGA
- the LOC121623681 gene encoding rho GTPase-activating protein 21 isoform X5 produces the protein MDTIFVKQVKEGGPAHGAGLCTGDRIVKVNGESIIGKTYSQVIALIQNSDASLELCVMPKDEDILQLAYSQDAYLKGNEAYSGNAQNIPEPPPICYPRIEVKAAGMAQSSEPATVNETSRGPAQGPGRRGGATEKSYRVEIPVPPSPPPQQTSKSQTVVCVCNENARTVTMPLDPVDRGSRVARAGPSHRTEENRYSPSADSGSARPRPLISSVPGGAQLQYPSSRSTETPVCSPSSSSRPGPIYPDTLSPPVRATSASPDTFSTAISPSANHYSASPTAPSTSPHQNIDWKNYTTYKDYIDAKRLHTYGCRTIQERLDSLRAAASSSSAYAQQRTPPPPSTSQRGALGSQVRRRSTSNDRGVEASSQGTAVTPLRSVSQERLGGGAERTIPVRNWPRSASEDALPFSTPTGVTKPRTRSCDYLGQQPGEPGGAVFGDRAGLEDRLLLSQGEEARASRQGAGLRALPHLNRSLTGQQEEGRGSGLSNSPLAAPVFTKGTTDSVPTSRTDSVIMRPSRLPVKNSIFDPSPALSSTKTTDTLKDQRANIMGNHLGYPSPLHLQLRGRADSLKMESRSEAGLAARSSSCSGPSSKLPMQRQLQSVGVASSLGSSITNGAVAQKPKANAPIRTNGGLAEGVEGPDATVVVLRRDKNSALPHIRPPSYVLAVNDNQRGVTHKSPPLVKAGSADGAMCWTSNDSCREMHLRRLGDTRQKSGSNNLDDSLDSIPFIDEPSSPSTDQDSAHIPASAVISGAPTITTIPPSPTSPSPLIRRQLSHDQDSLRLTIIESDSGTKTERSKSYDEGLDNYREESRGRSLIPGLKSLRKAVDRSSEDSGSRRDSSSDVFCDATKEGLLHFKQLNTDKGKRVGGGMRPWKQMYAVLRGHYLCLYKDKKEGHAHANCQAVDEPLPISIKACLIDISYSDTKRKNVLRLTTSDCEYLFQAEDREDMLAWIRVIQENSNLDEENAVFTSHDLISRKIKEYNTLMSPTGSKTEPSPKPSRQSLSIRHTLLGGKGETKATSPHSPKPEQERKNMHKDDTSPPKDKGTWRKGIPGLMRKPFEKKPSPGVTFGVRLDDCPPAQNNKFVPLIVEVCCKLVEERGLEYTGIYRVPGNNAAISNMQEELNNKGMNDIDIQDDKWRDLNVISSLLKSFFRKLPEPLFTNDKYTEFIDANRTEDPVERLKVLKRLLHELPDHHYETLKFLSAHLKTVAENSEKNKMEPRNLAIVFGPTLVRTTEDNMTHMVTHMPDQYRIVETLIQNYDWFFTEEGNGDPVTVSQEESAVESQPVPNIDHLLTNIGRTGTSQGEVSDSPTSDSAKSKGSWGSGKDQCSRELLVSSIFAAASRKRKKSKEKPQPSSSDDDLDAVFPKKEIPGQKPNHHGLQTEVQSESRPSPNAKPNAKQPARADERKENGRTVELTPKAKREHRNSLFLKENTPPRHPSPSPSPSPNISGYRAAPQGKSSSSDPPSQLDENTSDLGTMSSGASVPRSRPKKWTSGVSAELPAGACVGLVAGPGASAGAEVSSITSDYSTTSSITFLTGAESSALSPELQGGEEADDERSELISEGRPMETDSESDFPVFAPGGGSSQSTPCPEQSLEKSEPRGGGAAEGSTTPKLEARRLFPSHRMIECDTLSRRWSLRQKTDSESSVEGVAGSGERSEGRAESSTRLSRVLEVMKKGRSTSSLSSSSRSESERPEPAWHLKITERLKFRLRTSADDMFTQKNRTPDARGKKKNIRRRHTMGGQRDFAELAVINDWREQGGVDQAAELSALDRLKPRCSSQDFSIRDWIARERCRGSDSSVEVAPKAVPEDDRPDAQDAAPERPPPPASPGAQPLSGEHVNGSGLQGKKSSLGADAHPHKLSGAQVVRSRFYQYL, from the exons GCGTATTCCCAGGATGCATACCTCAAAGGAAATGAGGCGTACAGCGGAAATGCCCAGAACATCCCCGAGCCCCCTCCCATCTGCTACCCTCGGATAGAGGTTAAGGCTGCGGGCATGGCTCAGTCATCAGAGCCTGCCACGGTCAATGAGACCTCCCGAGGGCCGGCTCAGGGACCAGGAAGACGAGGAGGGGCCACAGAAAAGAGCTACCGGGTGGAAATCCCTGTTCCGCCATCTCCTCCACCCCAACAGACGTCAAAGTCTCAgactgtggtgtgtgtctgtaatgaGAATGCGAGGACAGTGACCATGCCGCTTGATCCAGTTGACAGGGGGTCCCGGGTGGCCCGGGCTGGACCCAGCCACAGGACAGAGGAAAACCGGTACAGTCCTTCAGCAGATTCTGGCTCAGCCAGACCCAGACCCCTTATTTCCTCAGTACCTGGAGGTGCACAGCTGCAGTACCCCTCTTCCCGTTCCACAGAAACCCCAGTCTGCTCCCCTTCTTCAAGTTCTAGACCTGGCCCCATCTATCCTGACACGTTATCTCCACCTGTACGGGCCACCTCTGCCTCACCAGACACGTTCTCTACTGCCATCTCACCCAGCGCCAACCACTACTCAGCCTCTCCCACAGCCCCCTCCACCTCGCCACACCAGAACATTGACTGGAAAAACTACACCACGTACAAGGACTATATTGACGCCAAGAGGCTGCACACGTATGGCTGCCGCACCATCCAGGAACGCTTGGACAGCTTGCGTGCAGCAGCCAGTTCCAGCTCTGCCTATGCCCAGCAACGTACACCGCCTCCTCCTAGCACCAGTCAAAGAGGGGCACTGGGCTCCCAGGTCAGACGGAGAAGCACCTCCAATGACCGTGGAGTAGAAGCAAGTAGCCAGGGTACTGCAGTGACTCCATTACGTAGCGTCTCCCAAGAGAGGCTtggaggtggagcagagaggacaaTACCAGTCAGGAATTGGCCTCGTAGTGCTTCCGAGGATGCTCTACCTTTCTCCACCCCCACAGGAGTCACCAAACCTAGGACACGGTCTTGTGACTACCTGGGGCAGCAGCCTGGAGAGCCAGGTGGGGCTGTTTTTGGAGATAGGGCAGGGTTGGaggacaggctgctgctgtcccAGGGAGAGGAAGCCAGAGCAAGCAGGCAGGGAGCAGGCCTCAGAGCTTTACCTCATCTGAACAGGAGTCTCACTGGACAGCAGGAAGAAGGGCGGGGAAGTGGATTATCCAACTCGCctttagctgctcctgtgtTTACTAAAGGTACGACGGATTCTGTACCAACATCAAGGACAGACAGTGTCATTATGAGACCATCTCGTCTGCCTGTCAAAAACTCAATCTTTGACCCTTCACCTGCCTTATCCTCCACTAAAACCACAGACACTCTTAAAGACCAAAGAGCTAACATAATGGGCAACCACCTGGGCTATCCCTCCCCTCtgcacctgcagctcagaggcagGGCCGACAGTCTGAAAATGGAGAGCAGGTCAGAGGCTGGGTTGGCAGCCAGGTCCTCCTCTTGCTCTGGTCCCTCCTCAAAACTGCCCATGCAGAGACAACTACAAAGTGTAGGGGTTGCCTCTTCTCTAGGTTCCTCCATCACTAATGGAGCTGTAGCCCAAAAGCCAAAAGCCAACGCCCCCATACGGACTAATGGCGGTCTTGCAGAGGGCGTAGAAGGACCGGATGCAACAGTTGTTGTTCTAAGAAGGGACAAAAACTCAGCACTTCCCCACATTCGCCCTCCATCCTATGTACTAGCTGTTAATGACAACCAGAGAGGAGTGACTCATAAGTCACCACCATTGGTGAAGGCAGGCTCTGCAGATGGAGCTATGTGCTGGACGTCTAATGACAGCTGTAGGGAGATGCATCTGAGACGGCTCGGAGACACACGACAAAAGTCTGGCTCCAACAACTTAGATGACTCCCTGGATTCAATCCCCTTCATAG ATGAACCATCTAGTCCCAGTACTGACCAGGACAGCGCACACATTCCTGCCTCTGCTGTGATATCTGGAGCgcccaccatcaccaccatcccCCCCAGCCCCACTTCTCCGTCCCCTCTCATTCGACGCCAGCTGTCACATGACCAAG ATTCTCTCCGTCTTACAATTATTGAGTCAGATTCTGGTACTAAAACGGAGCGGTCCAAGTCGTATGATGAAGGCCTGGATAACTACCGGGAAGAGAGCCGAGG GAGGTCCTTAATACCTGGTCTGAAAAGTCTTAGGAAG GCTGTGGACAGGTCGTCCGAAGATTCAGGCTCCAGGAGAGACTCTTCATCAGACGTCTTCTGTGACGCCACCAAAGAGGGTCTGCTGCATTTCAAGCAGCTCAACACAGACAAGGGCAAG CGTGTCGGTGGCGGTATGCGCCCGTGGAAACAGATGTACGCCGTGTTGAGAGGCCACTACCTCTGCCTATACAAAGACAAGAAGGAGGGGCACGCTCATGCCAACTGCCAAGCAGTGGACGAGCCCCTGCCGATCAGCATCAAGGCCTGTCTGATCGACATCTCGTACAGCGACACCAAGCGCAAGAACGTGCTGCGGCTGACCACCTCGGACTGCGAGTACCTCTTCCAGGCTGAGGACCGAGAGGACATGCTGGCCTGGATCAGAGTCATTCAGGAGAACAGCAACCTGGACGAGGAG aaCGCGGTCTTCACCAGCCATGACCTCATCAGCAGGAAGATCAAGGAGTACAACACCTTGATGAG CCCGACAGGCAGCAAGACGGAGCCGTCGCCCAAGCCCTCACGCCAGTCGCTCAGTATCAGACACACGCTGCTAGGAGGTAAAGGGGAGACCAAAGCAACAAGTCCACACTCACCCAAACctgagcaggagaggaagaacatGCACAAAG ATGACACCAGCCCTCCGAAGGATAAAGGGACGTGGAGGAAGGGCATCCCCGGGCTGATGAGGAAACCTTTCGAGAAGAAGCCGTCTCCTGGAGTCACGTTCGGCGTGAGGCTGGACGACTGTCCTCCTGCACAGAACAACAAG TTTGTGCCTCTGATTGTGGAGGTCTGTTGTaagctggtggaggagagggggctGGAGTACACAGGCATCTACAGAGTCCCAGGGAACAACGCTGCAATCTCCAACATGCAGGAGGAGCTCAATAACAAGGGCATGAACGATATCGATATCCAGGACGAT AAATGGAGAGACCTCAATGTGATCAGCAGTTTGCTCAAGTCCTTCTTCAGAAAACTTCCCGAGCCTTTGTTCACCAATG ATAAGTACACAGAGTTTATAGACGCCAACAGAACAGAGGACCCAGTGGAGAGACTCAAAGTGCTCAAGAGGCTG CTTCATGAGTTGCCGGATCATCATTATGAGACTCTAaagttcctctcagctcatctCAAAACTGTGGCTGAAAACTCAGAGAAGAATAAG ATGGAACCAAGGAACCTGGCCATCGTGTTTGGTCCCACTCTGGTGCGCACCACCGAGGACAACATGACCCACATGGTGACACACATGCCAGATCAGTACAGGATAGTGGAGACCCTCATTCAGAAT TATGACTGGTTTTTCACTGAGGAGGGAAACGGAGATCCAGTG ACTGTGTCCCAGGAGGAGAGCGCTGTGGAGTCTCAGCCCGTCCCCAACATCGACCACCTGCTCACCAACATCGGCCGTACGGGCACGTCGCAGGGTGAAGTATCAG ATTCACCGACTAGTGACTCAGCTAAATcaaag GGTTCCTGGGGCTCAGGGAAGGACCAGTGCAGCCGAGAGCTCCTGGTCTCCTCCATCTTTGCTGCAGCCAGCCGCAAAAGAAAGAAGTCAAAGGAGAAGCCGCAGCCTAGCAGCTCAGACGACGATCTGGATGCTGTGTTCCCCAAGAAGGAAATCCCTGGCCAGAAGCCGAACCACCACGGCCTCCAGACTGAGGTGCAGAGCGAGAGTCGCCCAAGCCCCAACGCAAAACCCAACGCAAAGCAGCCAGCACGAGCAGACGAGAGGAAAGAGAACGGGAGAACTGTGGAGCTCACACCTAAAGCCAAGAGGGAGCATAGAAACTCCTTGTTCCTGAAGGAGAATACTCCACCCAGACACCCCTCACcttccccctccccctccccaaaTATCTCTGGCTACAGAGCAGCCCCTCAGGGGAAGTCCTCCTCGTCAGATCCTCCATCCCAGCTTGATGAAAACACCTCAGACCTCGGGACCATGAGCTCCGGAGCGTCGGTCCCGCGGTCAAGACCGAAAAAGTGGACTTCAGGAGTCTCCGCTGAGCTCCCTGCAGGAGCGTGTGTCGGACTGGTCGCAGGTCCGGGGGCGTCCGCCGGTGCAGAGGTGAGCTCCATCACCTCAGACTACTCCACCACTTCCTCCATCACGTTCCTGACAGGAGCGGAGTCCAGCGCCCTCAGTCCAGAGCTGCAGGGCGGGGAGGAGGCAGACGACGAACGCAGCGAGCTCATCAGTGAGGGGCGACCCATGGAGACGGACAGTGAAAGCGACTTCCCGGTTTTTGCACCGGGCGGTGGCAGCAGCCAGTCTACACCCTGCCCAGAGCAGAGTCTGGAAAAGAGCGAACCAAGGGGAGGTGGTGCAGCTGAGGGGAGCACCACACCAAAACTGGAAGCCCGGCGCCTTTTCCCGTCACACAGGATGATTGAGTGCGACACCCTGTCCAGAAGGTGGTCTCTaaggcagaaaacagacagtgaaTCATCAGTGGAGGGCGTAGCTGGGAGCGGGGAGCGTAGTGAGGGCAGGGCGGAGTCTTCCACGCGGCTCTCTCGAGTCCTGGAGGTGATGAAGAAAGGCCGGTCCACAAGCAGCCTCAGCTCGTCCTCACGCAGCGAGTCGGAGCGTCCCGAACCAGCCTGGCACCTTAAGATCACCGAGCGGCTCAAATTCAGGTTGCGCACATCTGCTGATGATATGTTCACCCAGAAGAACCGAACCCCAGATGCTCgggggaagaagaagaacatcCGCCGGAGGCACACCATGGGCGGGCAGAGAGACTTTGCAGAGCTGGCGGTCATCAACGACTGGAGGGAGCAAGGCGGCGTGGACCAGGCGGCCGAGCTCTCAGCTCTGGACCGCCTCAAGCCCAGATGTTCCTCTCAGGACTTCTCCATCCGGGACTGGATCGCCAGAGAGAGGTGCAGAGGCTCCGATTCCAGCGTTGAGGTCGCGCCCAAAGCCGTCCCCGAGGATGATCGTCCAGACGCCCAGGACGCCGCTCCTGAAAGACCTCCTCCGCCTGCGTCCCCGGGCGCACAGCCGCTATCGGGGGAACACGTCAACGGCAGCGGGCTGCAAGGCAAGAAAAGCAGCCTCGGGGCCGACGCTCACCCACACAAACTGTCTGGAGCACAAGTGGTCCGCTCACGGTTCTACCAGTATCTGTGA